The Natator depressus isolate rNatDep1 chromosome 23, rNatDep2.hap1, whole genome shotgun sequence sequence TCCGGGGGTTTCAGAGACCCCCAGCCCGGTTCCCTGCCCTGGGGGTTTCAGGGattctccccctgcagctccgagCCAGGACTTAACTGGGGGGCCCCATGGTTCCGAATTTGGGGACGACAGAGGGTCCCGTGGCTCCTGGGTGCAGGAAaatggttgtggggggggggggcacgtctCCGAGCCAGGAGATGACTGGGAAACCCCATAGCTTCTGGCTGGGAGATGACCAGGGGTCCCGTGGCTCCTGGCCTGGGATGACCCGGGGGTCCCATGGCTCCTGGCCTGGGATGACCCGTTGGTCCCGTGACTCCGAGCCTGGCATGCCCAGGGGTCCCGTGACTCCTGGCCTGGGATGACCTGGGGGTCCCGTGGCTCCCGGCCTGGGATGACCTGGGGGTCCCGTGGCTCCCGGCCTGGGACGACCCAGGGGACAGGGGCAGCCCCCCTGCAGCCTCACCCGCCGTCTCGTTATCCTCGGCCTCGCCAACCCGCTCCACCTCACACCGGCGCCGCACCTCGAAGCGCCGCGACAGGCCGGCCTTGGGCTTCCACACGTCCTGCAGCACCAGGGGCCGCTCGGTGTCGCCCACGGGGCGCAGGTGCTCGGCCTGCCAGGCCCCGCCGGGCCCCTCGAAGCGGCCCACCACGTCGCACAGCACGtagcccccctcctcctcctccggcgCCACCCCATAGCGCTCCAGCGCCTCCCGCACCAGCTGGCGCGCCGTGGAGCGTGGCGTGGCCAGCACGCTCTTGTAGTTGGCCCCCCGGGAGATGGCTCCCCCGAAGATCTTCAGGatgcctgggagctggggctggctggacagCTCCACCAGGTCCTCGGGCACCGGGTCGATGAGATCCGCCAGCTTCTTCTCGCTGCCCCAGCGCCCGCCCCCCACGCCCGCTCCACTGCTGGGGCTGCGGTGGAACAGGTTGGAGAGGCGCTTGTGGCGGCCTGCCTTCGCCTTGCTGGGGGGCCGCAGCTCCACCGTCTCGCTGCCCCGGCTGGCCGTGTCCGAGGAGGTGGACCTGGGGAGGGAAGGCGGGAGGCCAGGCTAGATGGGCCTGTTGCTCTGAGAGAAGAGGGGAGGCCGGGAGTGTGGGCTGGAGGGGTCCGTGGGGCTGGCCTAGGTGAGATGGGAGGGGGCGATACTGGGGGAGATGGGGCCATGGACTGACTcggggagaggaaggaggcaaGATACTGAGATAGATGGGCCTGTGGGTCTgatctgggggcaggagggtgcgGGATACCAGGGCAGACGGGCCCGTGGGTCTGATCCGGGGGGCAGAATATTGGGGTAGCAGGGCTGTGAGGTGctccagggggcaggagggaggggcggTCCAGGAGGCAGGGAACCGGTACCTGACAGAGCCCACGCTGGGCCAGCGGCGGCTCATCTTGACGAAGTGTTTCTTGGGCGAGTTGATCCACAGCCCGACGGGGAAGTGGAGTTTCCCGAAGCGGGGGCTGCCCTCCTTCCGCTCCTCCGAGAACATGGTGCCGGGGGCGCCGGGCACCTGGGGGGACACGGCCATGGCAGAGCGCTGGCGGGAGTGGGGCAGTCGTGCCAGGGGCAGGGGCACAGCCAGACAGGGTGGGAGCCGGCAGCCAGACCCGGCAGAGGGCGCTGGTGAGGGGCCAGGAGGTTgcaggatgtggggggagggggggagaggttgggggctgggatgttggggtgagtgggggatggagggaggttgGGGGCCGGGATGCTGGGgcaagtgggggatgggggtaggTTGGGGGCCGGGATGTTGGGGTGAGTGGGAGATTGGGGTATGTTGGGGGCCAGGAGGTTGCAGGGTGCGGGGGAGGGTAGGATGGGGGCCAGGATGTTGGGGTGagtgagggctgggggtgggttgGGACCTGAGATGTTGGGGTGATGGGGGTAGGTTGGGgcgagtgggggatggggggtaggATGGGGGTCGGGATGTTGGGGTGGGTGGATGATGGGGGTAGGTTGGGGGCTAGGatgttggggtgagggggggattGGGTGAGTGCTGAGGGACGGGATGTTGGGgcaagtgggggatgggggtaggTTGGGGGCCGGGATGTTGGGGTGAAGGGGGATGGGGGCACTTTGGGGGTCGGGATGTTGAGGTGGGTTGGGGGCAGGATGTTGCGCTGAGTGGGGAATGGGGGTACGTTGGGTGCCAGGATGCTGGGGTGAGTGTGGGATGGGGGGTAGGATGGGGGTTGGGATATTGGGCTGGGTGTGTGCTGAGGGACGGGATGTTGGGgcgagtgggggatgggggtacATTGGGGGTCGGGATGTTGGGGTGAGTGGGGAATGAGGGTAGGATGGGGGCTAGGATGTTGGGGCGAGTGGGGATGGGGGTAGGTTGGGGGCCAGGATGTTGGggtgagcaggggatgggggtagGTTGGGGGTCGGGATGTTGGGGTGAGTGGGGGATGAGGGTAGGTTGTGGGCCGGGATGTTGGGGCGAGTGGGGGATGGGGTTAGGTTGGGGGTCGGGATGTTGGGGTGAGTGGGGGATGAGGGTAGGTTGTGGGCCGGGATGTTGGGGCGAGTGGGGGATGGGGTTAGGTTGGGGGCCAGGATGTTGGGGTGAAGGGGGATGGGGGTAGGTTGGGGCTGGGATGCTGGGgtgagtgggggatggggtgtTGGGGTGagtcagggatgggggtgggtgagAGGCTGGGATGTTGGggtgagcaggggatgggggtagGTTGGGGGATGGGGTGTTGGGGTGagtcagggatgggggtgggttaGGGGCTGGGAGGTTGGGGTGAGTGGGGGATGGGTTGTTGGGGTGAGTCGGGGATGGGGGTAGGTTGGGGGCTGGGATGTTGGGGGCCAGGTCTGGTCCTGCCAGTGCACAGCTAGTGGCTTCCACCGAGTTAGATCCAGCTGCAAGCCCCCCTCCCACtccgccccagagccagctgctctggggggggggggatccatgGAGGTGGAGGGACCCCAGGGCCATCCAGGGCTGTCTTTCGAGGCCCTTTATTGGTTCaaatgcttccccctccccagggtgaGATTCAGAGGGGACAAAGGCGCCACATCGGGGAGACCCCGATGCCCCAAAGCTGTAAGGAGCCTGGCTGGGataccaggactcctgggttctgtcccgcagtctgggagggggtgggggctagtggttagagtgggggcaggggctgagggccaggactcctgggttctatctgaGCTCTGGAGCCCACAATTACCTCCactttgcccctccccctggcTAGCTGGCTGCCCCCCAATCACCCCAATTTCTCCTTCCCCCCTGGGCTGCCCTCCCGAATTACTCCCACTTCGCCCCTACCCCAAAGCCGTAAGGAGCCTGGCAGGGctaccaggactcctgggttctgtcccccactctggttggggagtgggggctagtggttacagcggggggggaggctgccccctatcaccccactcccccccagaTGGCTGCCCCCAATCACCCCACTTCCCACCCCGGCTGGCCGCCCCCAatcactccacttcccaccccGGCTGGCTGCTCCTgatctccccacctcccccgcccGGTGGTCCCCGATCATCCCACTCAGCACCCCCCGCTGACTGGCCCCCGAtcaccccactctgcccctccccccggctgccccccaatcacccctctcccccccagctgcgctgccccagagGAAAGCGGGGGGGGTTTACCCAGTCCCGTCGGGGGGCCGGACGTCTCCTCTCCCGGGCTCCGCTCCCGCGCTCAGCTCCAGCCTGGGGGCTGCCCCGCCCGCCCCATGGCCCCTCGGTGGGGCgcgacccccagcccagccccagctctgcggCCAGCCCGCTGCCAGTCGGGGCTGGAGTCACTGACCGCAGATTTCCCCGGCCCCCGCCCGGCTGGAGCGGGGGGGCAGGAAAAGGAGCCGGGCCAGGAAGCGGGGCCCCTCCGACGGGGCGGGGGACAcgaagctggggggcggggaggggcagagcaaAGGGGGGGCGGGGCCAAAAGCGAGAGGGagcggtgggggggagagggtgcaAGGTGGGGGGCAAGAGGGCGGGATGCGGGGgcagtgagtgggggaggggcgggatgtctgggggcagcatggggggagggggtgcgatGGGGAGGCATGAGTGGCGGAGGGGCACAATGtggggggctgtgagtgggggagCACTGtatggtggggcaggggatgcgagtgggggcaggggcacgAGGGGGGATGCAatgtgtgagggggtggggaggcatgAGTGGGAAGGGGTACAAGGGGGGGACcgtgagtgggggagggagcgtggtgtgggggagggggcagtgagtcTATGGGGGATGGGGCACTGGGAAGcacagtggggggcaggggtatgATATGGGGAGcagtgaatgggggaggggcatgaggtgggaggggaggacacaggatgtgggggtagtgggtgggagggagagagcagtgtctgggggacagtggggggtgaaagggggagcaggaagggtggggcagtgtgtgtgtatggagaggGACGcagtgtgagggggcagggagggggtgcacTGGGACTGGCCCAGCCTGCACCGCCCAGCATCCCCACTAGGGCTTTCTGGGCCCAAACCCAGAGCTAGCGGGGGATCTCCTCGGAGGGAGCGCTATGGGGACTAGAACACTTGGACTCCAGGGCCAAGTTATGGAACGAGCAGGTTTATTGTGGGGCTCTGAGGTGCCAGCGGGGAGAGTCGCTACGGGGTGTGCTGCAGTGGGCAGGACCACGccatggggcagggcctgtgggtctgcctccccccccagcagcagctgggcctaGATCCTGCCAGCGAAGGTGCCGTTGTCCCGCTGctcatcccagtgcttcacctggggggagggaaacggGGTTAGGGGTGGGGGCCACATCCAGAGGGGCAGCTCCACACAGAGCAGGTCTCagccctcccagcagggggcagcagggccccccacccccacgcacagagcagggcccagcccccctcccagcagggggtggggaatgagacAGGGGGGCTTTCCCCTGGGGGGTAccggctcccatccagccccagggcagggcactggctggctcaggagggtAGGGAATAGGGCATGCGaccttttcccctcctctcccactgaGTGCAGAGTGGGGGGGTACCCCTGGGGTCCTGGCACCCCACATACCCAGGAGATGGGGCACAGGGACTTGTAGACCCGATAGTACCACTGGCATGGCTTGATGTCCTTTCCCTTCGCCCCCAGTGTCTTCAGGCAGCGGTAATAGTCTGCAGGAAGACAGCACGCATTACCCTCTGCCACCACAAGGAGGCACCAGTGACCCAACCCTGCCACCCTTCCCCTCATAGCCAAACTCCTGCCCCCaactactagaccccactcccctcccggagccagggagagaacccaggagtcctggctcctagtttccccccctcctcccgagGGCCCTCTGCCACTCACCCAGGTAGTTCTGGTAGCAGTTGCGGGTCTGGTTGGTGTTGGGGAAGCGGGGGTCGAAGGGGGCAGTGCGGTAATACCCCCGGGACCCCTGGGGGGCGCCCTTCTCCCCCGCGCCAGCTCCATAAGAGCTTTGCATTCCTGAAAAAGTAGGCACGTGAAAGTGGAGActcactcccctctcagagccaggtagaacccaggagtcctggctcctggcccccccGGTGTAActactagatcccactcccctcccagagccagaaagagaacccaggagtcctggctcccagcccccctgctctaaccactagacccttcctcccttcccctcccctcccagagccggggagagaacccaggagtcctggctcccagccctgctccccgagctctggctgctggcccccactcccctcccaaagctgggGCTCACCTGTGTCTCACCCCCAATGCCCCAAGCTAGTAAATTCAGTTGCTTTGGGCTTCTAAAGGGAGAAAGAATAAAATAGGGGGGTGacctttccctctgcccccaggggCGCTCCTGAGATCTGTCCCTGACCCCCCCAGCGTGCGCCCCCCCACTGCTGGATCCCTCCCTGACTCCCCAGCTGTCAGGATCCCCCCACGACTAGTCCCTGGcctgcactccccacccccagcctgcgcTCCCCtcgctgccccaccccctgctgctgggctccctgcgctgcccccccgctGCCAGGATCCTTCCCTGAACCCCCAGCCTGCGCTCCCCTCGCCGCCCCCCTACCTGCTGCCAGaatcctgccctgacccccccagccTGCGCTCCCCTCGCAGCCCCCCTacctgctgccagaatccctccctgacccccccgCCAGCCTACactcccctcgccccccccagctgccagcatccttccccaaccccctcagCATCctaccccaacccccccagcctgCGCTTCCCTCGCTGCCCCCCTACCTGCTGCCAGAATCccgccctgaccccccccagccttcactcccctctccgcccccccagccacCAGGatccttccccaacccccccagcctgCATTCCCCTCGCCGCCCCCCTacctgctgccagaatccctccctgaccccccccagcctgcaCTCCCCTCGCCGCCCGCAGCCACCAGTAtctttccccaacccccccccccagcctgcgctcccctcactgcccccccagccgCCAGGATCCTTCCCCAacgccccccccagcctgcgcTCCCCTCGCCGCCCCCCCAGCCGCCAGGatccttccccaacccccccccagcctgcgctcccctcactgcccccccagccgCCAGGATCCTTCCCCAACCCCAGCCTGcgctcccctcactgcccccccagccgCCAGGATCCttccccaacccccgcccccacctgcgCTCCCTTCGCCGCCCCCCCAGCCGCCAGGatccttccccaaccccccccccgcctgcgctcccctcactgcccccccagccgCCAGGATCCTTCCCCAACCCCAGCCTGcgctcccctcactgcccccccaaccgCCAGGatccttccccaaccccccccccagcctgcgcTCCCCTCGCCGCCCCCCCAGCCGCCAGGATCCttccccaacccccgcccccagcctgcgCTCCCCTCGCCGCCCCCCCATACAGTGTGACCATGGGTtggaactgctccccacagaCTCTGAGAGGGCAGGGGACTTAGTGTCCCCTGAGTTCCTATTGGCTGGAACGTTCCCCGCCATGGAAGgctctggccaatgggagcaaaGGGCggggcctggcccctccccaccGCATGTCAGTTAGGAGCAACTGCCACGGAACCTTCTAGAAATGTGCGGGGAGGGGAGGCCTTTCAGCCAATAAGAGCGTGGGGTTCCACGGTCCTGATTCCGCCCACCCCCCCGAATGCCAAGCCCCCGAGCGTGTCCCCCACACggagcccaccccccaccctcccatatGCCCCCCCACAGAACCCTCCCACGCTGCTCTCTCCACCCCCCTGAAAGCCCCCCCCGAGCCAGTcccccccttctgctccccccaccctcctgtaTGCCCCCCCACAGAACCCTCCCATGctgctctccccacctccctgaaTGCCCCCCCGGATCCCATCCTCCTCATGCTGCTCCCCCATCACCCTCCTGAATGCCCCCCCATAGTCCCCTCCCCCCTGCGTCCCCTGACacctcccccgaccccccccgcactcagccccctccctgcagcccaagccccctAGCACCGCCCTAGGGCGGGGGTCCAGCCTTGAGCCTTGGTGGTCACTGGCTGCCGCAGCGGAGGACAGTTGCACACACAACCCTGACCCAACGTTCACTGCAAAGTTTAATAGGCAAAGCTGGGAAAGGCACGACACTCGCTGCCCTGTGCCCCTGGCCGGCCGGCCGCTGTGGGGCGTCCTAGCTGTTCCCTGCCCCGATCCCCTGGCCTGGGCCCTCCAGCCGTCCTGTCCCTGAGAGACTCCCGGGGCCCAGCGACGAATCCTCCCCTCCAGCTCGGGCTGTGTCCGGCCTGCGGGAAGAGAAACCGTCGTCATGTAGGGCAGAGAACATACTGCTGGCCACTGCACCCCGCAGCAGGGGACGCTGTGCGGTGCAGGGATTGCACTCGGTCTGTACAGCGCCCGGCACGaccggggccctgatctcagcgtGTTGATGCACCACATCCAAGCTCACGGAGATGGAGCTATGCCTGCGCTTACCTGACCTCTACTGGGATTTCATTCTGTCTGCAGCCCGCTCACTGCCGCCTCTGTGGAGACAAACGCCCACACCGTGATCAGCTGGGACCGTCCCGGCCCCAATGTCGCAATCGAAACACCTGATTCTGCATAAGAGTAAGTAGCCCCCCAACTGCCCTGCTCCGCAGAAAGGCAAGTCAAGAGAAGCTATTAAGCAGAACTCTCTGGTTAAAGTTGATCGGAAAATGGGGCGGATTTTCCATAGCAAATCACAACTGGCCCAATGATTTTCCATTTCCATCTAAATTTTGACTTTGGCTAAAAAAATCACCCAGGAAACtggaaaatcatgaaaaaattGCCAGATAATACAAACAGCTGCAAAACAAGTGGCTAAGAAAAGGGTTAGTTGAAAATAATCGACCAAATTTGGGCTATAAAAATTGGCCAAccgtcccccctccccaagaaatggctgaaaaattaaacaaattttgactagggctgtcaagcgattaaaaaaattaatcgcgattaatcgcaccattagaaaaattaatcacaattaatcgcactgttaaccaataatagaatacaatttattgacatatttttggatgttttctacattttcaaatatattgatttaaatgacaacacaaaatacaaagtgtacagcgctcactttatatttatttttattacaaatatttgcacagtaaaaaacaaaagaaatagtatttttcaattcacctaagacaagtactgtagtgcaatctctttatcatgacagttgaacttacaaatgtagaattatgcacacacaaaaaactgcgttcaaaaataaaacaaggtaaaactttagagcctacaagtccactcagtcctacttcctgttcagccaatcactcagacaaacaagtttccttacatttgcaggagataatgctgctggtttcttgtttacaatgtcacctgaaagtcagaacaggcgttcgcatggcactgttgtagccggcgttgcaagttatttacgtgccagatgctctaaagattcatatgaccattccaggggacatgcgtccatgctgatgacgggttctgctcgataacaatccaaagcagagcagttcattttcatcatctgagtcagatgccaccagcagaaggttgattttcttttttggtggtttgggttctgtagtttccgcattggagtgttgctcttttaagacttctgaaagcatgctccacaccccatcctgatcagattttggaaggcacttcagattcttaaaccttgggtcgagtgctgtagctacctttagaaatctcacattggtaccttctttgcgttttgtgaaatctgcaatgaaagtgttcttaaaacgaacagcatgtgctgggtcttcatccaagactgctataacatgaaatatatggcagaatgcggggaAAAcggagcaggggacatacaattctcccccaaggagttcagtcacaaatttaattaatgcattattttttaacaagcatcatcagcatggaagcatgtcctctgcaatggtagccgaagcatgaaggggcatacaaatgttacTTTAgaatatctggcacgtaaataccttgtaccgccggctacaaaagtgccatgcaaacacctgttctgactttcaggtgagatttaaataagaagccagcagcattatctcccgtaaacgtaaacagacttgtttgtctgagcaattggctgaacaagaagtaggactgagtggacttgtaggctctaaagttttacattgttttggttttgagtgcagttatgtaacaaacaaacaaaaatctacatttgtaagtttcactttctcgataaagagattgcatcacggtacttgtatgaggcgaattgaaaaaccctaattttttttatcatttttacagtggaaatatgtgtaataaaaataataatataaagtgagcactgtgcactttgtgttctgtgttgtcattgaaacaaatatatttgaaaatgtagaaaaccatccaaaaatagttaatacatttcagttggtatttgattgtttaacaatgcgattaaaacagcgattgatttttttcatcacGGTTCATTTTTtggagttaatcgcgtgagttaactgcgattaatcaacagccctaattttgaccaaaaattggcaagaaacaaacaaaatattggctgaacaaaacatttttgccaGAAACTGCTGAAATGCACAGCAAGGGGGAAGGAAACTGGCCTGAAAACGTGAAGAGGGGAAAAGAAACGGCCGTGAGCGGGAAGGTCCCAGAACCCAGGCCCAAATGACTCCGCTGCAATTTTCTAGCCTGGCGGTCCAGGCCAGTTGACCCAGGGCAGGTGCAGGAGCTTGACCCGGTGGAGATGCCCCGCCAGGATCCTTCGTGGGCCTGTCTCATGAAAGGGGGATCCCAGACCGGCTGGCTGCAGAGgcaggcctggggcaggaggaCAGAGACTGCTTGAGTCTAGTGTGGCAAAACCTGCCTGGATTGTGGCTCACGAGACGTAGGGCCAAACGCTGGGAGTTAATGCAgcgcagggagaggaggggggctggTAAACCGGGGCACCCAGGGCCTGGAGGCTGCAGGGGGACCCTTGAGTGTTGGGGTGTGCCTGTAGGGCTGCCCTGCATAGGTCTGGCGGCGGCTTGCTTTGCCTGTGGAGTTGGGGAGCAGATCTCTCCGCAGAGCACTCAGGGCAACGGGGGCCATCACAGTCCTGGGTAGCCCCTGGCCAGTGCCACGCCCTGGCTCAGGTCGCTCACCCAAATGGCGCAGAGCAGAGGCATCACATGACAGGACTGTGCCCTGATGGTGGGCAGGTGGCCATGCCAGGAGAGCGCCCCCGGGTCCCAGCTGGCCAGGGAATGCATTCAAAGGGCCTCATTTCTGTGCAGTGTCACAAGGGAAGCAAATCTCAAAATGACCCGTTTCATGGAATGGAAGGCTGGTCCAGCTAGCCCGAGCTGGgtatggaacccaggagtcctgccccctccccggctctaaccactagaccacactcccctcccagagccggggagagaacccaggagtcctgcggAAATGGCCTCTGCTGAACACATGCAGCTGACATGacgtgccccagccccacatACTTGCTGGCAGGGTGCCCAACAGAGGGGTCCTGCTTGTCTCCCTTCCGGCCTTTGCTCCGGCTCCTCGTCGCACTGGGATGGCTGGATCCCCAGCCCGGCTCCCCCTGTCTGTCCAGCTCCGAGGGCCGGGTGCTTCTGGGCCTCGAGACTGCAGCTCTCGCATGGGGCGCCTGGCTCGAGGGACTCTGGGAACGGGCCCCTCCTTCCTCCCTGGCCAGGCTTCGGCTCTGCTCCCCGGATCTCCCCAGGGTGGCACTGCCCGGGGATGCGTGGCCGGCCTCCGTCCCCAGAGGAGCCCCAGAGCACGGGGAGCTAAGCCGGCTCTTCCCCGCGTTGGAAGCCCTCTGAGCATCTGTCCCCGGGGtccaggagctgctgagagacccTGGCTCAGACCGTCCCACGGCCACCGACACCGTAGCCATCTCCGAAGGGCCAGCGGCCACGGATG is a genomic window containing:
- the COX6B2 gene encoding cytochrome c oxidase subunit 6B2, with translation MQSSYGAGAGEKGAPQGSRGYYRTAPFDPRFPNTNQTRNCYQNYLDYYRCLKTLGAKGKDIKPCQWYYRVYKSLCPISWVKHWDEQRDNGTFAGRI